Below is a genomic region from Enoplosus armatus isolate fEnoArm2 chromosome 10, fEnoArm2.hap1, whole genome shotgun sequence.
ATGGTGTTGACCTTAAAAACCCAAATTACCAGTAGTTTAACTCCAAACTCcaattttttttacagcccTTCCATTCGCAAAACATCTAATCAAatgccctccccctccctcttaaACCAATTTTAGAATTTGTTTCTTGATAATATCACCATTGCCTTTGAAAAATAGTATGTAATGTTAAAGGAATTACGTTGAACCTACAgctctcttctctgtcctttCACAGAGAATCCACCAAAAGTAAAAGGGCAGGTTGAAAGCTTTTAAAGGCAGCTTACATCACAACCACCCCGTGACTTCTTTGTCTCTGAATGTGGAGTCAGCCAACATGTCACctgatgcagcttttttttaactttcatttggctttgtcattaaaatgttcagtGCCAGAAGTGACACTTCTGTTTTTCTAGTTCATATCAGTCCCACAGTCTGAACTGTGACATTATAACAAGAAACCTGTTTTGATAAACGCACTCTGCCCTTAAAGTAAATTCCTTCCTTCAGATCCTTTTACATTGAGTGTACTATGGTGAATCTTGTTGTTGTGCAGGGAACTGCACAGTGTCTTCAGTGCTGTTGCTTCTTGGAGTTAGACAAAgtgcctctttgttttctgtgctccCAGATGTGAAGTTTGAGATCGACCTGCCCAAGAAACTGGTTTGGATCGAGTCCGACAAAGAAGTGGAAGTCCTCTTGGAGACACTTAAGAAATGTGGAAAGGAGGTCAAGTACAACGGCACTAAATGAAGGAACCTGCTTCACGTAGAACAGGTGACACGATGGAGATAAAGTGTCAAAGTCCACTTagatttatgtttattttcccTCAGATTTATGTTTATGATCTCCGTAAACTTACTGTAAATCTGTagagtttttttaatttaatcttatacatacatattagtATATTACATATTAGTCCTGGAAGTCAAGACTATTTCCACTATCAATTgatctgttttggttttatacaTATATTGGCATCGGTTGGTTTACTTCCtccatctgtatgtgtgtgtgttttctttaggAAATAATTGCTGCTGCAAAATGAAGATTTATGCTGGAATTGAAGTTCTTTTTCCTGTCTGATGGATCCtaagtgaccccccccccccccccgctcacaCGCACAAAACTCCCCTTGGATGCAGATCTTCATTCAGTGTTATGATTGACGAGGCCAGAACAAGCAAGCGTGTTTGGAGAATGACAACAAACCCAAAGATCGTGATCTTTAGCACTTGTACACTTGTTTTGAGCCTTCCTACATCTTGTTTTAACATTTCCTGAAGTGGAAGTAATGTTTTGTGTTACTTTCAGATATCTTTCTTTGATAAATAACTGTAGGGCTGTACAACGATATGAACTACAGCTGTAAAATCAAAAACATCAGGACAAGATTTGAAGTATGGTTGCCATTTTCACGTAATTATGTTTGTAACTGCCTTTGCTGTTTATTTAATAGGTCCCCTTAAGACACTACCAAACTTCCTTTGACACAATTGAAGTACATTCCCTGAATTGTAAAACACACTGCAAGGTGGTGGCTATGTTTGCCCGAGCGTTCACTCAGTATTTTTGCATAATTAAAAGTCATCCCGTGTATGAACATGTCTGTAGATCTGCAGCAAGGAGGAAACTCAAGTCTGTCTTCTTCCCGTCAGGGACCATCTGCTGGACTTGATTTTGTTAAACTGCTGTCTTTTAGCTTCATTACAGTTTACACTACAATAATCCACTAATACCACAGGTCAAATACGTCATGTTGATTTATATTTACTGACGGATATCTTTTTCTCTTAACAACATGAAGCCCTTGTTGTCATTCACTCTGTTCTTTTGATACTAAAGATAATATGTTGTGTACGcacaaggaaataaaatcatttcTGCCTCAGTATGTCACAGTTTACTGTCTTATTGCTGTTTTATGTAGCTTTACTAGTAGTAATACTTGCACTGAAAGAATTGATAATGAACATTTACTAAAAAGACAGATTCTTAGTTAAGTTGGTGTTTTCTGAGTGCTGGAACACGGACTGCATGTCTTATCCTATTACAAACTGAGTACTTGTATGTATTCTATCTGTATGTAAGATATGCATATATGTTATGTGTTTCACATTACATCAGATATGCAAGTTTGTTTTGTCAAGATCATGTCGGCATAACTAATGAGTGACTGCGTATTGaaggaaacattttgtcttCCACATTATTAcgtaaaaaatgtgttttgtgaagtgtttgtatgtgaagACGAAGTAGAAATTCTCAATCAGTGTAGTCGATGCACGTACATCCTGCTGATGCACACAAGATCCTTTCTGTTCCTTCATTTAGACCAGAAGAGGCTTATTGAGATTAAAATATCAATGACCAGGAagacagcaataataataataataatacattttaggCTTTAGGAAACATCACCCTGTGTTTTCTGAGGTTTTCTTACTATACTTTTCTGTAAATGCCCACATTGattctctttgctctctcactctgcagCACCCTGAACTATCTTGTCCTTCCTGAAAccataaaaaagacaaatgtacgTGCTCCTCCCTGCTTACAACCCAGACAGTATGTGACCGACCAGGATGAAGCTCAAAGCAATGTCCTTCACTGCAGCACAATAAATAAACGTCCTTGTATAATGCTGCACTTCAGTAAGAATACACACTACGTATGTAGCTGTCTTTTTACCACATATCCAGCGGTTTGGATACAAATGTTAACCAAAAGTTAAACTGCCACTGTGTGCTGATGGATCAGCCCCTGACCAACACACAGCTcactcactgtaaactgaaaatattcagGTTGCATAATAATGCGATGCTTCAACCACCAGGTGGCGCTGTGTGATCAAGATGTGCCCACTTTCTTCAAAGCAGCACTTGCCTCCTCTTTCAGCtgtaacttcttcttttttcttgaaGAGATTTTCTTTATTCAGTATACTTTCTCAGACACTTGGTTAGAATTAAATATTTAGTAGCAAAAGttctctgcttttcttcacATTGGTGAATGAATCAAAACTGTGttgagacacagaaacactttcTGTCAGGAGAAGTGAG
It encodes:
- the atox1 gene encoding copper transport protein ATOX1, giving the protein MTKHEFEVEMTCEGCSGAVTRVLNKLGDVKFEIDLPKKLVWIESDKEVEVLLETLKKCGKEVKYNGTK